Within the Sporohalobacter salinus genome, the region GAACAATACAGACTAAAATCAGAATTGATTGTTCTAATTTCCTTTTGTTACATAGTTGAATAAATACATCTTCTAATTTTATTTTAATATCTTTGATACAAACATAATCTTTTAATTTAATAAAATTGTGAAAAGGAAATTTGAAAGTAGCACAGTGGATGCATTGACCTGCCGTGTCGTCTATATAAAATATTTTTTCAATAATCTTACCCTTTATGATTAATTTAGGTCCTTCAGGGGTACAGATTATTTCATAAGAAATTATTTTTGGTTTAATTATTACTTTTGTCAGTTGTTCTATATCAGGATTTGTTTCTGGAATGCATAGCATTTTTTCTTTAATAAATTCTTTACATTTAACATGGCGGGAAGTACATTTGATATCTTGATCCATAGTAATTAATTCATAATCAGATTTATAAAGATTACAGTTACCCATTTCACTAACCTCCTTTTAGTGTATTTTTACTTTATTTATATTCACTAGCAATTAAAGTGGTGAAGATAAAATTATTTTATACCATTATTGAGATGAAATATTAAATTAGTTATTTTTAGGAGGTTAAGAGTTTTTTGGTGAAAAAGCGATCCAACAGCCCCATCGCAAAAATGTCATTACAAAGTTAAAGATATTTAAATTTTATTATTGATGAAAGATTATAAATTTGCTTATTATTTGCGGGATGGTAAGATTAA harbors:
- a CDS encoding SPOCS domain-containing protein: MGNCNLYKSDYELITMDQDIKCTSRHVKCKEFIKEKMLCIPETNPDIEQLTKVIIKPKIISYEIICTPEGPKLIIKGKIIEKIFYIDDTAGQCIHCATFKFPFHNFIKLKDYVCIKDIKIKLEDVFIQLCNKRKLEQSILILVCIVPKKDCCNCKPKYDYKSRCNCKKDWNHNPKCDCKM